Sequence from the Nostoc sp. PCC 7120 = FACHB-418 genome:
CTGTAGATGGGTGATGAGTATTGTGTTCTGAGTTTGAAACCTGTGCTTGTGCGTTATTTAAAATTACTAATCCAGCGAGCGTACTACTGGTTAATAGACCAGCTAAGCCATAAAACAATGTTTTTGTCTTCATAACCCCACCTCATTTTAGGAGTTAAACACAACTTATATTTATGAAATTATCGAGAGATTGTGAGGAACTTGTGAGATAAAAAATATTCGATTAACTCAATGAAATTGTGCAAATAGAAAGCGGTAATCACGGCTTTTTAAAGCTTTACTTTCTTGAAATAATTAAGCTAATTTTCTTTCCAACCACTTAGTTAGATATTTCTATCTTCCATAAAATCCTATACTTTAAGCTTTTCACCTAGAGATGAAAAGAGGATGAAATATTTTTTATGTACACCTTTCTTTACAAATCAAGGCGATAGCAAAGGACTGCTTTCAGTAGATGATATCTTCGTTAGTGTCGTAATAGATGCGATGGTCTCCGAATCTACCGTGGGCGATCGCGCTTTTTGGCATTTGTGTAACATCCATGCCTACTTAATTAAGGGATTGTCCCACATCGACTGCTAGCAATTGGTCATGAGTTGCTTTACCAGTCAACACTAGTACCCCGTTGATGGCGATTGCTTGCATTGACTGAACTCCATACTGTTCAACTTTCGCTAGATAAGTCTGCTGCTCCTAAACTGAACACAAGTCATCAACTAATACTTCACAATTTGAGCCAGCTAGTTCTTACGCTGTGCAAACTGTATCCTCACAAAGAGGGCAATTAGCTATAAATATCTGAATTTGACATTTATTTTGCCATAATGTTGACCAATAATTACCTTACTAGTATTTTCAATCCTCCATTTACCAGGAGAGTCAAGTCTAAACAATACAATATTAATAATTTGTAATAAATTTAATTTTTTCTTCTGACAGCAAGGAAATGAAGAAGTTACTGTTAGAAAAAATGCAGCAACCGCATAAATTGACTTTTTCATAACTAACTCTGGCAAGATGATATAGGGTAGGCAAAATCCACTATCCCACCCTACAGCTACCGATTAATTTGGTTGACAGCAAGCCACACCTAAAATTAACAGCAGTTACTCACCTTAGCCACCGTAAGTCTGAATCCGAGCTAAACCAAGTGGAATTTCTTCTTTCATATCAATCTTTTTGACAGATACGGGATAATGCCAAGTTCCCTCATAATCTGGAGTCTTAACTCCTTTCATACGAATTGATATAGTTGTACCAGGAACTACTGGTTCGGAAAAAGCTACAGTAGCTTTTTTGTTGTTAATAGAAACCGTTGTAGGAATTTTTTGACCTAATTTGTTTTGGACTTCAATTCCTTTATCAATACTTATTCCTTCTGGTAAATCAATCGCCAATT
This genomic interval carries:
- a CDS encoding DUF2808 domain-containing protein; its protein translation is MKKLIYAAAFTLVFASSVSTAWAKNPNDANISHLGNSAAVPNDARIPDATHKFDVHVQGKALSELAIDLPEGISIDKGIEVQNKLGQKIPTTVSINNKKATVAFSEPVVPGTTISIRMKGVKTPDYEGTWHYPVSVKKIDMKEEIPLGLARIQTYGG